The genomic region CATTTGGGATATACCGGCGAAACCAGGGGATGAAAAGAACTAAGTAAAGGAAAATAAACTAGTATCAACAAACACATGTAAGCATTTACAATTTGGATACAGATATCTTGTACACCTAGGAAGGCATTACTGACTATCGTAACGACATGCAGTCCCAGCCCGGCGAGCATCATCCTCCTACACAAATACGGTTTCATTTGTCAGCTCTCTAACCACTCGGTAGCTACACATCCCAGTATCAAGAATATGCACCCACTTAATCCAACCATCCTCATTGTGCAATACTCTAGACAGTACAGTCGGCAGATCGACCCACCAACAACCCCCAGCGCCGACCAGGATATATTTGCCGTGCTTGATGAGAACGGGTGTCCTTTCTGGAGGAGAGTCGATGGAGGCGACGACATTGCCACTGGACTGGGATGGGAAGGATGGCCGGCGGTTTTCGAGGCCAGGTGTGGTCATTATCGTGCTTCTTGAAGGGAAAATAAAGACAAGTTGTTGGGGGAAAGGGGGACGGATAATGCGGGAACTTAAAAAGAGTTGCCCGAGGTGCGGATTATAAAAACACTAACCGCAGACAGGCACAGCGATTAGATCCCACTACAAACAAATAACATAACAAATCTTAATTCCCGGACGTCATTCCTGGGAGGTCCTGGTTTTTCGAgtagaaaaaaaaaacaggATGATCTTCTGAATGAAGATCCATCTTTAGTTATTAAGATTAGGGTTCAACTCGAAGGCACTTTTCCTGATGAAGGTCAAGCAGAGATGTCCATCTACGACCTTAGAACCAACTTCAGGTCTACCACCAACTATCTAACCTGTGCCGTGCAATGCAATTGTCAAATTGTCAACCAGTTTTAAGACTTGGACAAGCAACGCACACACGTCACCTATAAGATCGTAGTTTGCTAGGGCTGTCGACTAGTATGATGGACTTGGACAAGCAAGTGGCCAACTCTAAGACCTTGGTGAACAGTGATGTCCAGCTTCAAGACCTCGGTGCAAACCACATGCACCTATATCAAGGACACATGACCATAGCCTATATAAAGTTACCAGCATCTgatgctgctgctgatATTCACCAGTTTTATCTTAGAGTTTGATTTGTTCTTAACATCCAATCTTTCAACTCTATTCTTCCAAACTGCTGTAGCGATGCCACTGTCCTCGTAGAGGTAGCTAGAGCACCTGAAGCTACTTTCGTTGTGTTCTCGGTCGTTTGTTTACAGTCGTGGTTGGAGCTCTATGCTTTGGACGCTGTTGTGGGCACAATGTGAAAAGTTGAGAAGACTAAGCTGGTTTTGGGCCGTTACATTTAATCTACTCGAAGGACTACTCCTTATATACCTTTCTCAGCTCTACGAGCTGACAAAGCTTTCTCATACTTTCCCTACATCCTCCTGTCGGACCTCCCTGTTCCCTAACGCCTCTCTGCACAGTCCTCCTACTCTTCcttccgtcttcttcctctcctcggTCCTCCGAGACCACTTCCCCATCCTGCTTATTGTCCTCCTGTCTCTCATCCGTTTCATTGTTCTTCCGTTCCCTTACAACTGCCCCAAACACCCTAGATCACAGATCGCATATGCATTCGCActctccttttctcgtCCTTAGCAAGGAAGCCTTTCTTCTGCTGTATAGTTGTTGCGGGCTAGTTGTGCTTCCCCAAGAGTTTGGTGGGTACTCTTGTTCACAATTTATCGACTTTTACGAACTGGGCATGGCATTTATTTGTTGACGCCCTGGCCAGGTACCTATTATGTGCCTGTAGACTGTTCCTGTCGTCTATCAGGCCAGCGACTTATTGCTTGCTGTAACCAACTTTAGCCGTGGTttcgtcatcatccaaCGATCGCAAACAAGCTGCTATCGTGACGCTGCTTTTCAATTCATGAAAGGACACATGCATCGTACCGCCTTCAAAAACCCTGCTAACTCTTTTACCAGACCTTCTTGTACTGCTCCTCAGACTTCTCACCGAACACGTTGATGGGCCAGCTGGACAAAGAAAGATAAGTCTCGTATCTTGACTCAGCCGTGATATGTGTACTTACGCAGGCTTGTACTCGGCAGGAATGTTGGCCCTAGAAGCATTGGCCTTGCCAACCTTGTTGATCTCCTCAAAGACATCATCGCTGAGCTTAAAGTCCTCAAAGTTGGTCTATGACCCAACAGCTCATTAGCATTGATTACAGCCGTTTATTCACTACAATACCTACCTTGATTCGAGATGGAGTAACAGACTTGGGGATAACCACAAAGCCCTGGTGAGCCGCCCAGTTGATCAAGACTTGCGCAGGCTCCTTGTTGAGCTTCTTGGCAATGTCAATGATTTGGGGCTGGTCGATGATTCGAGGCTTGCCAGTGGTATTGTTACCGAGAGGAGAGTAGGCAGTGATGACAAtgttcttctccttgccTTGAGAAAGGTGAAGAGTCAGACGATATTGAATCCGAAAAAAGACGACAAAGTGATCGACTTACAGTACTTGAAGAGCTCGGGCTGGATCAAGCTGGGGTGACACTCAATCTGGTTCATGGTGGGAACGACACCAGTCTCCTTGATGAGCTTCTCCAGAAGCTCAACGTTAAAGTTGGAAACACCGATGGCCTTGACTTTCTTGGTCTCCTTGGAGATTCTGATCAACTCCTTCCAAGTGTCAACAACGCTAGGTCCATCCCAGTCAATGGCAACCTTGCCATCCTCAGTCTTGGGGAAGAGGTTGCTCCCAGGAGCAAAAGGCACAGGCCAGTGAATGAGGTATACATCAAGATAGTCGGTGCCGAGCTGCTTGAGGGTGGTGTCAAGGTCGGCCTCAACCTTTTCGGGTCGGTGAGAGTTGTTCCAGAGCTTGGAGACAAGGAAGAGGTCCTTTCGTGGGATACCAGAGGCCTTGATACCTTGGGCGACCTGCAAATAAAGTTAGCCCACCAGACCCATCCCCGTCTGAACAGGATTGAGACTTGCCTCATCCTGGTTTTCTGTTATACGTGATCAAAAAAGGTTGAGATTAGCTAACGATTCCATGGATACTAGTTACGTCAGACACACGGTAAATCTATGTCTCTATATTAGCTTGTTTTTTCCTGTTCGTTAGTAAGATGACAAGACTTACCAAAGCACAGTCAATGTGTCGGTAGCCGACCTTGATGGCCTCCTCAACGCTACGTCGCCCTTATGTCAGTATtatccatccatccatcgACAAGATTCCTACGTGGGCAAACTTACgccttctcaacctcacCAGGGGCAGCCTGCCAGGTGCCGAAACCGATCTGAGGAACAACAACGCCGTTGTTACTGGAATGCGATGTCAGCCCGTCGATAGCCGATACAGACAAGCCAGACAAATGTCAAGCTGCCTGCTGCGTCACACATAGGATGAGTTGCTTACAGTTTGAGAGTTCGACCGAGAGACATTTTGTTTgccttgttctttttttatttccTAGGAAAAGTATATAAATGAAAATGAGAAGACAAATGGGGAGAGAAAGGGGGATGTTATATTGGGGGATTCGGTCGGGTAATGGTCGGTATCCCAGGGCAGCATCCTCCAATCCCGACTCGGCACATCATTACACGCAatccacctccacctcatGACGTTACCGTTTTCGGTAAAATTCCACAAGAATAGCACAGAACATTTCCACTGACAGCTCGCTGATCTTAACTACTGTAAAGGTCTGGGGAGTACAAAGAGTGTTGGCCGAGTTCAGCGGTGGATGTGTCTGGGACTTTGGACCGAGTATGCTCCGAATCGCTTTTTTGCATACATAGTTGAATGaggtatatatatatgtagGTAAACGGATCCGCCACGCCCAAACATAGAACGAAGTGGATTGGTCCTTGACCAGTGACAGAGATTATCAATGCTAACGCTATTCGAATGAAACTCCCAACCTCACCGCCGAGGTAGAAATACGTCTGCCTAATCATGGTAGTATTTGTCAAACTTTTCGATCAATTCAGGGTCATGCTACAAACGCATCCCGCATCAGCACTAACGCTAAAGAGCCAGGATGGGAAGGTGGTAGAACGTGACGCTTCGACTTACTCGGTAACGCGATTGGAAGCCTGAAAACCCATCACGAAGGACAAAAATTTCCTGAGGCGTTGAGGGATTAGGGTAGCGGTTATTGCGAGTCTCAGCGTAAATCTGTCGATATGTGGTCAGTCATCCCAATCATCGCCAAGATTAGGCATTCATAGAGAGCTCACTCTAGCTGCTTTAGGCCCTCTAATACCAGACGACAAGTGAGCATCTGCGAAAactgagaaagaaggagacgAACCGAGCTTGTGAGAGGTAGCAATCTGCAGATACCACCAGCATAGACGAGTCAGCTGTTGTTATTTCGagtctccttcttcccatgGTCAACCTAATATTTACGTACGGAAGACAACCCTGGGCACTGTATAAGTTCGAGCTAGGTCAGCAAAGGAACAGTTCATATCCTACGGATACGCACCATTCTCCAGCTTCTCCACCAACTCATCGACAGTTGCGTGGAAGGTATCACTAGGATAGTTCAGAGCGGACACGATATTGCCTCCCTATATCATAACCATTTATTCAGCATTGAAAATTGCTCAGAAAGTATGTCGACTTGCCACAAAGTCACTATCTCTCACGTCTACCACGACCAGATCCTTCAATGTCTCCGCGGGTTTAGCTTTTATGATTTCTGCTAGTTGCTAATTCATTTTGATTGTCAATAACACATACTTTAGTCATATTTGGGCGAGAAGATATTTGTTGACACCTCCCATGAGGCAGCAATGACCCACCTCGGCGGAGATATACTTGAACGGTAAAGAGAATGACATCCTTCCTGCTTTTGTCTCCAGTCCCAAATGTTTCGCGTCGGTTGAGTATGCACACCTCTTCGCTAATATCCTAGTACACAGAAGTCTAGAAATAGGAAGCATGCACCGGAATTAGAAGAATTGTCCAATGAGGTTGCTGAGAATGCACATCAGGATTTGGGTGAATGTCACTGCGTCGATTCAACAAGTTGCGCAAATAAAGGTGGAGGCGCCCGAACGACCGCTTTCTTTTCGCCGCTGTTATTCAGTTTGACTGGGTATCCATTCGTTTCTTCAGTTTACACTTGTAACTCTTAACTTTCAAAAGTTATATTTTCATCATGGTCTTCGCCAGACTCGGTCTCCATACCCTTGTACGTCTATCTCTTTTGATTGCCTATATAACTTCTATTGGTGAACTTTTTTGCTGACTCATCTCGTTTCCAGCGATCCCTTCCTCAATCTCAGGTCGCACGATCAACCACTATTCTTGCCCAAAGGCGGTTCATTTCCGCTGAGGCTAGAAAACTCATTGACGAGGTACGGTTGCCATGGTTATAGCACAGCTGTCTCCGAGACCGTAGTAGCTAACGTCCGGATCTTCTATAGGCTGTCAAGAGCAACCCTCTTGTTGTCTTCATGAAGGGCACACCTGATGCCCCTCAATGTGGTTTTTCCAGGGCCGTTTGCCAGATCCTTGATGTTCAGGTGAATAGTTACCGTATATATGATTACTAGGGATGTGGCTGACATAAAAGGATTGTTATTTGTGATTGCAGGGTGTCCCAAGAGAGAATCTCAAGACCTACAACTGTCTAGAGGACCAGGAGCTTCGTGAGGGCATCAAGGAGTACAGGTGAGCCTTGCTCTCATCTTATACGGCCAAAGCATAGCTTTTCCGGATTGCTAACCATCATCAGTGAATGGCCTACCATCCCTCAGGTCTACATCAAGGGTGAATTCGTTGGTGGATGTGACATTCTTTTGTCAAGTGAGTTTTCTTTGATGTAGCTCAAGCAAATAGTTGTTGGGTGGCGCTGATCATTTGTCTCTCATTGTTACAGTGCACCAAAGCGGAGAGCTCGAGGACCTGTTGATCAAGGAGGGTCTTGCTCCTCCGCTTCCGGAGGGATCCGAGAGCAGTGCCTAAGGAGATTGAAATAGATACAATAATGAATCCATTCTAATCTCACAAAGTTTTGCCTCATAGCATTCATTAAATGGACACAACATAAGACGGAGCCGCTGCACGCGTGATAATTAGCACCACGCCTAAACCAAGAGCCATTAAGATGAAATCCATGCAAAGAATGCCTAGTGCACAACCCTACTAACAACACCTCTACTGCTTGCCAAACCCTCCAAAGGGGTTTGGCCACTTCTTTGTCTTATTCCTCATTCTCGGTGCAGACCTCTTAAACCACTCCCAAGCGAGACTCATCAACTCGCCTCCAGCATCGTATGGTGACGGGATTTCGGAATAATTCGGACGGGCAGTAGGATGTCGGACATAGACTGCCGAACAGGTGAGGtaggatggaagaaggtAGGCCGGGACGaaaagatgaggagaagcGTAGTCGGGGAGTTTAAAGTAGGATGAAGTTACAGGACTGGTGGGTTCTGAGGGCTTTTCTTCAGAAGCCTCACGCTCGACGTCCTCCTCTGGTGATGGTTGCGATTTTGATTTGGGCGCTTGGAGCATAACAACCTGTGACGGATTGACAGTGAAGACATCTCCAGGGTTGAGCATGATGTTCGGATTTCGTATCTAAAAGATCAAAGACAACATTTGAGCATTGCTCCCTCTTTAGTGAACACAGAACCGAAGATGAAAACTCACCACCTGGCCGTTAAGCTTGACGTGACCCTGAACGACATATCTCCTCGCTTCCCACACATTCTGAGCAAAGCAAGATCTGAAGATCAAAACATCCAATCTCCTCTCGACATCCGCAAAGAGCATAGTTCCAACCGGCGCTCTGCTGTCCTTCGCCTTGctctttgccttcttctcatcacGTGTCCTTCCTCCGGCCCTTTCTCGGCCTTCAATCCATTTGCCCATTTCTCCAACCTCGTTCTTGCCGCCTTCGTGAATAGCGGGGAGTTTTTCAGGCATGTACCATCTCGCAAACTTGGTGTACCCTATGTGGTCACCGTGGTATCCTCGCAAAAGACGTTTAGCGACCCATCGAAGCTGGAACGGAGTTGCGTTGGTACGGGTAAAGTCGTGTTCCCGGCGTATAGGAGACTCGGGAGAGGAACGTTGCCAGATGTTGAAGAGGTTTTCTGGAGACCAGCTCTGAGGACATGTGGGTTAGTGGTGTTCGCGAGGTCAGCTTTGCCATTTGTAACACACCATACGAGGGATAGCCCTTTTGTGGTTGAACACATTTCTTGTAGTGTACGGTCTGTACGGCATGGCGGAGACAGGGGTATAGTTTACAGGTGTGGAAAGAGCAGATGGAAATTACCGGCAAAATAACACTGTTCTGTCGCGAGACCTGACTTGTCGAAATCCAAAAAGTCTGAAAGAAACGCCACGCCCGGAGATTCCGGCAATATCCGCAACTCCCCTGCGACTGGTGTTTATTCAACTCTTTCCATTTGCATTCCTTCGCTGCTGCCTTCCAACGAATTTGACAAGACGCAACACTGCATACAGTCCCTGAAAATGTATATCTAATTTTGCTATCCACCCTTCATCCGAGAAGCTCCATGACCATACCAGCAGCAATAGtttctccatttcttcGGATCAATACCCTCCCCATCTCCTTGTTGTCCGTCGCAGTCTCCAGTGGTATGCTAGGAATCCTGCCTGCACTGCTTGGCCTCAAGCTCAATTCAACCATCGCTGTCGTACCCTTTTGCAGCACTCTAGGACGCTCTTTCACCACTTGTCCTTTCTCCACGATCGAAACTAGTCTGCTAATGGTAGCAGGAAGGTTCATGGAATGATGGAACAGTTCCACAGGAGTACCTGCAATGATGGGGCTTTGGAGATCGAAAACAAGAATCTGAGCGGTAAACTTGGTGACAAGAGGGGCAGGAATAGAAGTAGGGCAAAGGACAGTACCAATGGACAAGTTGATGGGATCAATGTTGGAAAGGTAAAGTGTGACATTTTGACCAGCTACAGCGTACGACGCAGAGTCTTCGTCCACTTCAATAGCTATGGATTTAATCAGCACCAAACATAGCTTCGTATTAAGGACGATTTACTTCGGACATTGGCAACTTCATCTCCCGGCACGGCTCTCAACCTGTCTCCAACCTGCACCACGCCGCTGCACAACCTTCCTGACACGGCTACTCCGCTTGCGACGGCAGTCTGACCCTTGAACACGTTTGACAGCGGTATCCTCAAGGGGCTGTCATATGGCCTAGTGGGGACTTCTACGTTGTCGAGGGCGTCAATAAGAGCCGGGCCAGAATACCATTCTTTGAGTTCTGGTTGGTCGTTATCAAGGATGTTGATACCCTCCATCGCGGCAAGTGGCAAGAAGGTCGTTTTGGCAGAATTGAATCCAGCAGAAAGCAGGAAGGGCTTGAGTGATTCCACGATCTCTTCATATCTATCTTGAGACCACGAGACCTAGACAAAAAATATTAGTACCTATGCCTTTTTTGCTCTTTGAGCTCGGTCATGATGGAATTGCGTACCAAGTCCATTTTGTTCACTCCCACAATGATCTCCTTCACTCCTAAACTACGCACTAGCCACGCGTGCTCTCGTGTCTGCCCGCCCCTCTCAAAGCCCGCCTCGAACTCTCCTGGTGAACCGTCCACGACCAATAATGCCACATCTGCTTGAGCTGCACCACTAATCATCGCAGGAATAAAGTCTCTGTGCCCGGGTGCATCAAGCAAGGTGAAGTTACGATGAGGCGTCATGAAGTGAGTAGTGGCGATATCGATGGTTACACCACGATCACGCTCATCGCCCAAAGCATCGAGACCCCATGCAAAGGCGAAGGAACCTTTACCGACCTTCTTACTACCCCGCTCATTCGCgatcttttccttttcagaAAGTTCACCAATGTCGTAGAGCACTCGACCCATCAACGTTGATTTACCGGCATCGACGTGGCCTGCGCCGTCAAAAGTAAGCAACCGTCTATCGCTCTGCACAGTAACGAATATACGTACCAACAACAATCAAACTGacattcttcttccctgacttttcctcttcttccttggcTTTGACAATCAACTCTTCCTGCTTCATACTCAACACCTGCCTCTCCTTGAacttctccctctctcgTTCCCTTtcagcctcatcctcttcttcgttcAAGTGCAAACCCTCAAGATCAGTCGACAAGTTACTCTTCCCAACTATTCTGGGTGTGCTAGAGGTAGAACCAGACTTGCTCGTCGCCTTGCTATCGCTTGTCGATGGCGAATTGGGTTGAGAAACAGCGAGTTTTGATTTTTGGTTTGCTACTTGTTGCACTCGGGGTTTACCGGGAAGAGATGCAGATTTGGCTGTCTGCGCAGCCTTGGCTTTGGCCACTGAAAGAGAAATTGGGTCAGCATAATGCCAAGGGCAATATTGAGGCAGGGCGAATTCACAGGGaataaaataaaaagaTAAGAAATTAGGTGATAAGAATTTTATACAACAGTACATTTCCAGCATCTTTAATCCGGTCTTCTTTGttttttcctctccctcACTTATTTCACCTTTGGCTTGACCCCCGCTCCAGTTGCCTGCTTCTTTACGGCAGTTACCATATCTGCCGTCCCGGCCCTTCCTTGCCTCTTGCGAAGCACGATCTCATCTGGTGATTCTGTGAAAGCCTGCTCAAATTGTTTTACAAGAGCATCCACATCAGTGATGAGAGGTGCGTGAAGATTGGCGCTGATGGGTTCAGGCGGCAAATGGTCCTTGGCCGGCCCTAACGTCCCGCCTTgggaagaggttgatgtgatgatggagaaaaATGGTGATGGGCGTGTAGGTCCCAATTTGGGCTTGGAAGACGTTGCTTGAGAGGAGAATAAAGATGATATGAGGTCTTCAGGAAAAGGAACACTGGGCGAAAATTCGTCCACCTCCATCTGACCCTCTGCATtattcttctccaccttgCTGACCTTGGCGGCCGCAGCAGCTTCTTCCCTGGCGGCTCTAGCAGCAGCCATCTTCTGCGCGAGCTTAGACAATGGCTTTTTCTCAGGCTGAGATGGGGATTGAGCCCCATTGCTTGGTGGCGT from Cryptococcus decagattii chromosome 3, complete sequence harbors:
- a CDS encoding Grx4 family monothiol glutaredoxin — protein: MVFARLGLHTLRSLPQSQVARSTTILAQRRFISAEARKLIDEAVKSNPLVVFMKGTPDAPQCGFSRAVCQILDVQGVPRENLKTYNCLEDQELREGIKEYSEWPTIPQVYIKGEFVGGCDILLSMHQSGELEDLLIKEGLAPPLPEGSESSA